The following are encoded in a window of Sminthopsis crassicaudata isolate SCR6 chromosome 3, ASM4859323v1, whole genome shotgun sequence genomic DNA:
- the LOC141562462 gene encoding olfactory receptor 52A1-like: protein MRIYNNSFVDPPTVTLVGIPGLEHLHFWIGFPFCLLCLVALLGNVLLLIVIPTERSLHQPMYIFLAVLAATDLGLCAAIVPKMLAIFWFRACTMAFDACLTQLFFIHALQGMESGILLAMAFDRYVAICDPLRHSAILTPTILSRMILVVSVRAVVLVGLLPILIRRLHFFHTTVIAHSYCEHMAVVKLAAENIQVNKSVGLFVAFTILGFDMIFVLVSYTLIIWTVFHLPQKKARLKALNTCTAHIFVFLEFYVLAFFSFLSHRFGHLTPYTHILLSTIYLLVPPALNPIVYGVKTKEIRVKVLRIFIKKDISLQ from the coding sequence ATGAGAATTTACAATAACTCATTTGTGGACCCACCAACAGTGACTCTGGTTGGAATTCCTGGACTTGAACATCTACACTTCTGGATTGGATTCCCTTTTTGCCTCCTTTGCTTAGTAGCCCTGTTGGGAAATGTTCTCCTATTGATTGTTATTCCAACAGAACGCAGTCTTCACCAGCCTATGTACATCTTTCTGGCTGTGTTAGCTGCAACTGACCTGGGTCTATGTGCTGCCATAGTCCCCAAGATGCTGGCCATCTTCTGGTTTCGTGCTTGCACCATGGCCTTTGATGCCTGCCTTACTCAGCTATTCTTTATTCATGCCTTACAAGGGATGGAGTCAGGCATCTTGCTGGCCATGGCCTTTGACCGCTATGTGGCAATTTGTGATCCTCTTAGGCATTCAGCCATTCTTACACCAACTATCCTGAGTCGGATGATATTGGTAGTATCAGTGAGGGCTGTTGTATTGGTTGGCTTACTGCCCATCCTGATCAGACGTCTGCACTTCTTCCATACTACAGTCATAGCCCATTCTTATTGTGAGCACATGGCTGTGGTCAAGTTGGCCGCTGAGAATATTCAGGTCAATAAGTCTGTTGGATTGTTTGTAGCATTTACCATCCTGGGTTTTGACATGATCTTTGTCCTTGTTTCCTATACTCTAATTATCTGGACAGTCTTCCACCTTCCCCAAAAGAAAGCTCGGCTGAAGGCACTCAATACCTGTACAGCCCATATTTTTGTCTTCCTTGAATTTTATgtccttgctttcttttcttttcttagccATCGTTTTGGCCACTTGACACCATATACTCATATTCTTTTGTCCACTATTTACCTCCTTGTACCTCCTGCCCTCAACCCCATTGTTTAtggagtaaaaacaaaagaaatccgAGTCAAGGTgttaagaatatttattaaaaaagacATTTCCCTTCAGTAA